AGCAGAACACCAATTAAACTGTACAAGCTTTTTCGCACGTGCCATTAGAAGCGACGCTCGCCGCGGGTTGTTTATTCTTACAACTTATCAGACCAGCCGTCAGGCAAATGACTGAACCGGCTGATATAATAAGAAAATAGCGGTCTGAGAGAGCGTCTGCAACCGATATACGCGGCGATGGTTGGAGAATTTAGCAATTATTCTTCGAGGATGGTGCGGAAATATTTGGCAGGTTGGTCGAGCGGCTGGTGCAAAATAAAGATACCATTGGTGTTGGTGATGGAACCGGTGACCGTCCAGTCAACCAGGTTGGTGGAGGATTCGATGCGGTAGCTGGCACTTTGATGGCCGAGTACGAGCCACTCCAGAGTAGGTGTGCCATTACTCGAAATTACCTTGGTGGAGAGGGTGAGGCAGGTGATGTTGGTTTGATTGCCAGTGTGAATGATTTCTTCGTCAGAATCGGAGAAGCTGCCCCAGTTGATAAGCGCTCCACCACAGGAATAGTTCGTTAACCCACCAGCAGCAGCGATATACTTGCTTTCGTCTTGGTAAATAATCTGGATCGGGCCGTGAATTACTCCTGGCCCGGCGCCTCCCGGGTTTGCGTTCAAGTTGCAATTGTTGCCCCAATTCGTTGTGCCCGACCTCTGCATGATGGGGGTGAAACCCATAAAAGGATTGCCATCCCTGTCCTTCACTATACTGAAGCCAAGGTCCTTGACGCTGAAAATAAAATCGGGTTTCGCAGTCACCCGCTGAACCATTTGGGTTGCCAGCAGCCCATTCGTGAAATAAAGATCCGCAAATTGGTTCGTCATCGGCGCAAAATTGCCGAAGGAATTGGTGCTGTGGCGAAGAAAAGTGAGCTTTTCGATGCCAGGACGCGGAGCTGTGCGGACAAGTGTGTTGGTGCTATTTAAGGCGGCAACAACCGAATCCTCCAGCGTTTCTGTATGTACATTCGTACGATTTAAAAGGAAAAGCAGGGCGCCGACATCATCTTGAGACAAGCCGATGCAGAATTGACCGCTTAGATTGGAGGAATTAAAGAGATAATCTGCAACACTCCCATTATCCGCCGATGAAGGATCGACGGGAAAATTGCGAGTAATTGCCTTGGAGAGGTTTGGGCCATAAGCAATAAGATAAAACGAATAGCTGATTTGGTTGATGGAGTTGGTGGGCTGCAAGATGGTAGGATCGTAATTTCGTAAAATGCCGTAATCGGGAATAAATCCGGCCTGTTCGAGATCTGTTTCCCAGAGACCGTCCAAAAACTTTGAGGGTTGATAAAAGTAATTGGCCGTAGCGGCATCCCAATGTCTGAGAGTCCAAACGTAACGTGAGGGGGATGTCAGGCCCAATTGTTCCAGGAGCAAAGAAAGGGTGACCGTCTTGAGGTCATAAAGAGTTTGCGCTTGCGCCTGGTAATTAAAGCGGCTCGTTGCCAAAGGATAGTTGGTTAACGCGATGTTTGAAGCGGGTGGCAGATCATTAATTACCTGAATCGCCTGCTCGACGGCGTCGACGCCGGGTTGGCCGAAGTAGTCGAGAAAGGATTGGTCGAAGCCATAGGTGACGACTGGCACGTTCCAGCGATATTCTTCACCCAAGGCCATTGGGCCGCCGATGTCACCTTGATTTGGAAAGTAGCCCAGGTCGGGAGTCATCCACGGCGTAAACGGGCCAAGGAGAGAGAAAGCATGGGAAGAAATGAGGTTACAAAGATATAGGGCGGAGCAGAGGACTCCGAGAAACACCCGCCTTTTGAGAGTAGTTTTCAAGCGTGGTGAGTGTAGGAAAGTTGGATGCGAAGTAAAGTTTCCTCTTGTTTTAGGGAGAGCATTGAAGTCTGCCATTCGGCACTGATTGCTGGCGCGAGGTGTTGAGTCGTGGGGCGCATACGCGAGTTGGGGCAAGGGGTTGTATGGAATCGTGGGCCAGGTTAGTGCGGCGCTCAGGGACTGATACGCCCTACCCACGAGCCTGGCGGCGGGGTTGGAATTCCCGGCCACGACACCGCGGCTCGTATGAGACCGGGAGCGTCCTGTCGGAGGGGAATGTTGCGAAAATGAATGGGGCGAATCTCCATGCGGTATGGATAAGGGACTCCATATACCTTTTTGCAGCCAGATCATACAACTTCACCTGTGAAATCGACGGGTTTGCCTTGGTTGCCCGCAATGAGGCGGGTGAGCAGGACGGCGGGGATGAGAGTGTTTGTTTTTATGAAATACTTTATTTTCGTTCTAGCTGTAATGCTTGGCTGCGCGGTGCCGCAGGGAGCTTTGGCGCAGGTGCCGCAACTCATCCATTACCAGGGTCGCGTAGCGGTGAGCGGGAATGCGTTTACTGGTTCAGGACAATTCAAATTCGCGCTCGTCAATGGTGATGGCTCCGTCACGTACTGGAGTAATGACGGCACCAGTAATAATGGGAGTGAGCCGAATACATCGGTGGGCATTAGTGCGGCGAACGGACTTTTTTCAGTCCTGTTGGGCGATACTTCGCTGAACAACATGAGTTCCATTTTACCGGGGGTATTTGCTAACAGCGATGTCCGGTTGCGCATCTGGTTTAATGATGGGCAGCACGGCTTTCAGCAAATGACCCCCGACCAACGTCTCGCCTCGGTTGGCTATGCCATGACTGCGGCGAATGCCAGCGTAGCCGCCACGGTGCCGGATGGCGCGATTACATCTGCGAAACTTTCCGGCAATGCGGTGAGTTCCGGGAACCTTGCTCCCGGAGCAGCTGTGGACAATTTGCAGGCCAGCGGCCAGAGCGCTGTTCCGAGCGGTGGCATCATTCTTTCAACATCCGCTGCAGCAGCGAATTTGCTGAATGCCGGTTATCAAATGGTCGGGCAGATCGCTGGTGCGGTCTCAAATTCGCCGCCTCCCACGTCGGGAGCAGAGGCGTGGAATCAGCGGTCGAATAATAATGCGCCGCAACCTCGTTGGGGGCATACGGTGGTTTGGACTGGCAGCGAGATGATTGTGTGGGGTGGCATCAACGCCAACTACCTAAGCGATGGAGGACGTTATAATCCTTCCACACAAACCTGGATGCCGCTGCCCGCGAGTGGATTGGCACCGCGGCAATTTCATGTGGCGGTATGGACGGGGAGCAAAATGATTGTGTGGGGCGGCTATGATAACGGCATTTATTTGAATGATGGGGCGATGTATGATCCGGCATCGAACACCTGGTCGTCGGTCACCACGAGCGGAGCGCCGGTGATACGCGATGCGCCGGTCGCGATTTGGACCGGCACGGAAATGATTATTTGGGGCGGATACAATAACAACGGCACCCATTACCTGGGAGATGGAGCGAAGTATAATCCGAACACCGACACCTGGACGCCGATGGCCACGGCCAATGCGCCGGTGGCACGTTATTTTCACACGGCGGTGTGGACTGGTACCGAGATGATCGTGTGGGGCGGTTCGAATGGTGACGGGGCGTTTCTAAACTCCGGAGCGCGATACAACCCGAGCGCAAATACGTGGACGCCGATTTCAAGTTCCGGTGCGCCGGTGGGACGTTTTTACCAGGCAGCGGTATGGACGGGAACGGAGATGCTGATTTGGGGTGGATACGGTGCCAGCGGCTATTTGGGTGATGGTGCGCGATATAATCTGGCGAACAACAGTTGGACGGCGATGAGCAGCAGCGGCGCGCCGGGGCCACGGTTCGGACACTCGTGGGCGTGGACCGGGAACGAGATGATTATCTGGGGCGGATACAACTTTGGTTCCTTGAATGATGGGGCGAGGTATAATCCGTCCAACAATTCATGGACGGCGATGATAACCACCGGTGAGCCTTCGGCGCGGAACTGGCATTCAGCCGTTTGGACGGGCAGCGAGATGCTGATCTTTGGCGGGATTTACAATTCCACGACTTATTTCAATGACACGTTCAGCTACAGCACCGGTCAAAGTCAAAGCAGCGGGGGAGGAAGTGGCCAGACTCAGACGTTGTATCTTTACTTGAAGCCTTGAGGAGTTGGTGATTATCGATCCAAGCCAAGACCACCTGGCTGAAAAAATTTAACCCGCGCAAACTCTGAGGAGCTTGCGCGGGCTTTGCTCATGGTTTTGGATTATGGCTGGCCGTAGTAGAATTTGGCACCCGCGTTGCCCATGCTGAACCAGCCGTTCCAGCCACCACCGGGGGTGGTTTGGTAGTTGGTCCACATGGCCAGGTCAGTGCCGCTGATGGCGAAGATCTGTAGGGCTCCGTTCGCGTTGTTGGCCACCATCAATTGGGAATCCAGGCCGCTGCCGCCCAGGCTATACCACGGGGTCCAGCTGCCACCCGCCACGTTTTGGTAGCGATGCCAGACGACGCCGGCAGTGGTGACGCCGAAAACTTCCAGGCGTCCATCCGGGTTGATGCCAACGGCCATGCCGGGCTTCGCGCCGGTTCCGAATCCGCCAATGTCACCCCAACCGTTCCACGCACCGCCGCCGCCGATGACCTGATAGTTGTGCCAGACGTTGCCATTGCTGCCGAGGCCGTAGAGTTCCAGGCGTCCGTCTGCGTTTTGGCCGACCGACAGGCGGGGATTCATGCCCGCTCCGCCCATGTCGGCATAGCCGTTCCACGCACCGCCGGCGCTGGTTTGCCAATCGTGCCAGACATGGCCGTTGTCGCCGACGCCGAAGACTTCCAGGCGACCGTCACCATTCCTGGCTGCCGCATAGCCGGCTTTTAAGTGTGCTCCGGTATGATCCACCCAACCGTTCCAGGCGCCGCCGGGGGTGTTTTGATAATTGTGCCAGATGTCGCCATTGGAGCCGATGCCGAAGACCTCCAGACGTCCATCGGCGTTGGTGAGGGCGTTGAGATTGGTCACACCCACTGCATTCTGAGCGAACCAGCCGCTCCAGGATGAGTGCGGCGAATTCTGGTAGTTGTGATAAACCTTCTTGTCAGCACTGTTCACGCAGAAGATTTCCAGACGACCATCCGGGTTTCTGGCCACGGCCACGCCGGGTACCGCGGTGATGCCACCCATGTTGAAGAGGGCGGTCCAACTGCCGTTGGGATTGTTTTGATATTCATGAGCCGCAGTGTTGCCACTGGTGACCGCGAACATTTCCAGCGTGCCATCGGTGTTCATGGCGATGGGGCCGACAGAGTAACCGGAAGCAGGGGTGGATTGGACGCTGCCAATGACCATCGCGGAGACGAAGCTGGACATGGAGCCATTGAATACATCCACGTCACAACCGCCCGAAATTCCGCCAATGGAGCCGGCATCGCTGTACTGCCAGGCATTCCAGCCGCCCCAGACGTTGCAGCCGCCGCAGACGGTCCAAGGAGTGCTGCTCTGCGGGTTCTGGCCATTGTAATCTGCGATCCAGTTCATCCACTTGGCCACGCTGCCGTCAAAGTTACAGGCACTGCAGGCGCTGGTGTAAAGCACGGGTTTGACCGCAATGCCAGCCGCGGAAGCGTCGTTCAAAATGTCGTTGAACCATTGGTTGGCCCAGTCCGAGTAGCTGCTGGCGCCGACCACGCCGTTGAACACTTCAAAATCGAGCACTGGCATGACCGTTTTGCCATCCGCCTTGATGTAAGGACCGGCGACGGCCCAGAAGTGAGCGGCCTCTGCGCTGGGGCTGTTCAGTTCCGGATGGGCGAAATGATAGGCGCCCATGTAAACGCCGGCGGCCTTGCCGTTGTTTTGGTTGTAGGTGAAAGATCCATCGGTTGTGTTGGCACCCTCCGTCGCTTTGGCCCAGGCAAACGAAATACCGGAAGCCTTGACGCTCGACCAGTTGGGCGAGCCTTGGTAGGAGGAGACGTCGATGCCAATCGGGCGTTGCGCCTGGGCAAGGCCGGCGCTGAAGGCCAGGGTCAGCCCGGTTGCCAACATCGACCTCCAAATCCTCTTTCTGCTTCCTTGGCGATTCATCGTAACAAGGTTTGTTTCAATCGAAGCGGGAGGAGGATTGTTAATGGGTTTGAATATTGTTTTCATGTGGTTTGTTTCTGCCACCGTGATTTTTGCGCGAATATGCCTGAAGGCACATCGCAAGACGGGGGAGCTAGGGCAAAATGCTAGATGGGTCCAAAGGACACGGTCAAGTAATTTTGTGCTTGACAATTGACTTTGGTAATACAGGTAACTTACTCACAATTCCGCTTTGAACTGGTCACCCACTTTTTGCAGAGCGAGGAAGTGCTGTCTACGTGCTTGAAAAAGACTCGCCAGGGTTGATGGATTTTCGGTTTCCTCTACAGCCGATTTGACGATCCCACATTCAAACACCTGGCCAGGTTTAAGGGGTCTAGCCAAAATAATTTTGCCCATTCTGGCTTGGTCTTTTGGCCGCTGGCTTCGTTGCTCGCTCCTTACAGACCCATGGGCAGGGTATGTTCGTCGCTCGCGCCTCGCCAGCGACCAAAATCCCTGCGCCATAAAAGACAACTTTATTTTGGCTAGACCCCTAAATTGAGATTCGTTGCAGCACGGCGGTCGCAACCTTGGCTTCGCACTTCCTGCTCGACTCACACGAACCTTGGCTGCGCCGCCGCCGCGGTTGTGTCTGTGATGATGTTATAACATTTCTCAAAATGAATGTCGGAAACGGAGCGAGGTATTGGCCGCCTCATCGGTTGGGGGGCGTGGAAGTCACCCGAGGCGGCGCGGAGTCCCGGGCGCATCTTCCCTCACCCCGCCCTCTCCCATGCGCAAAGGGAGAGGGTGACTACGTCTGGCAGCGCATGGTTGATTGGGCATGATGGCGCGGATTGCCATCACGGGTTGTTTTCCCATCAGAGCACAACCCCTTTTTTGACATTCTTTTTGGAGTACGGTCTGAATGATTACGGAGAGGTGACCACGCCGGTGGTGGTATTGAGTGTTATCGTGCCATGTTGGAAATTGTTTCGCACGAGGTTGGTTGAACCGCTCACTGTAAACTGGTCGCTGGTGGGATAGCCGAGTGTGCTTTTTTCCCAGCCGGCATTGGCCCAGTAGGTGCGGATGGGGCCGTGGACTTCATAGGCTCCGGTGGAAGGTGTCCAGTAGATGGAGCCGTCCTGGTTATTCAGGTGGGGATTCTTGAAGTGGTTGTAACGACCAACGCCGTCGGGTGTGCTCGTTTCGTCGGTCACAGGATAACCCAGGACGCTCGTTTCCCAACCGAGGCTGGACCAGTGCGTGTGAATGGCGCCGTAGATGGCCCAGGCACCGTAGTTGGGTGTGAAGTAAATGGAGCCGGCAACGCCACTCACGAGGTTGGTGAAATGATTGTAGCGGCCAATGCCATCGGGCGTGCTGTTTTCATCCGTGGTGGGATAACCGAGCGGGCTGGTTTCCCAACCGAGGCTGGCCCAGTGGTCCTGTATGGCGCCGTAGATTGCCCAGGGACCGGTTTGGGGTGTCCAGTAGATGGAGCCGGCGACGCCAGTCGTCAGGTTGTGGAAGTGGTTGTAACGTCCGAGGCCATCAGGCGTGCCGGTTTCATCGGTAGTGGGATAGCCAAGCGGACTGGTTTCATAGCCCAGGCTTGCCCAGTGCGCGCGGATGTTGCCATGAAGTGACTGGGCTCCGGTTTGCGCTGTGTAGTAGATCGAGCCCGTGTCGCCGTTCGCGATGTTGTAGAAATGGTTGAAGCGTCCGAGGCCATCAGGCGTGCCGGTTTCATCCGTGGTAGGATAACCGAGCGGGCTGGTTTCCCAACCGAGGCTGGCCCAGTGATCCTGAATCAATCCATGAATGGACCAGGCACCGGTTTGCGGCGTCCAATAGATCGAGCCGTCGTTTGAGAAATGATTGTATCTGCCGACACCATCAGGCGTGCCCAGTTCCCCGGTGGTGGGGTAGCCGAGGAACGAATTGCAATCGCCCAGGGAATCGTACTTCGCTCTGATGGCGCCACCGACCAAAGACAGGTTGCAACTCGAAGTGGCGAGCATGACCGAAATCAGTTGGGAGGTGTTGCCGTTGAACGTGTCCAAATCGACGTTGCCCGAAATGCCCGGGATCGCGCCACTGGAACTGACCTGCCAACAATCCCAGACACCTGCACCCCAGCGTTCACAACTGGTGCAAGCACTCCAGGGATTGCCGGAATACAGATTTTGACCGTTGTAATTGGCGATCCATGGAATCCATTGTGACACGCTGCCGTCAAAATTGCAGGCGCTGCAGGCGCTGGTGTAGATGACGGGTCTTATCGATACGTTCTGCCCGGCGGCATCGTTTCTGACGATGTTGCACCATTGGTTGGCCCAGTCCGAGTAGCTGCCGGCACCCACGACACCGCTAAAAACTTCGAAATCGAGCGTCGGCATCAGCGTCCTACCATCGGCCTGGATGAACGCGCCCGCCACATTCCAGAAATGACCCGCCTCGGCGCCGGGACTGGCTTGATTCGGGCGGGCGAAATGGTAGGCGCCCATCAAAACGCCGGCGGCTTTGCCGTTGTTCTGGTTGAAGACGAAATCGGCATCGTTAAAAGTCGTGCCTTCGGTGGCTTTTGCCCACGCAAATACAACGCCCCCGCCCCGGACGCTCGACCAATTGGGAGCGCCCTGGTAGGAGGAGACATCGATCCCAAGCGGTCGTTGTGCCTGGGCATGCCCGGCACCAAAGGCCAGCGCCAAGCTGGCGGTGATCAGCGACATCCAAGTCGTATTCCTGCTTCCCAGGCGATTGACCGCAATCAGGGTTGTTTCCACGTCCTTGAGGGGTGGAGTGCTGAAAGGGTGGAGTGATTTTTTCATGAGGTTTTCCTTTCCTTCTGGTTCTGTTATTATTGCGTTGTGGCGCAAGAAAACTGCGTCAAGGGCTTTTGCGAGGGTCGGAGTTAGGAGCCGAAACGGTAATGGTGGATCGAGGGCATTGTCAAGTGATTTGTACCTGAAGATGGCTTGGTTAAAGCAAGCAACCTACTCACAATTCCGCCTTGAGCTTGTTATACCGAATGCCAAAATTAATTTCCGGAATGGGGAAAGGAACCGGAATGAAATGAGGCGATAAGCCTGATGAAAGTGGAGACTGAAAAAGCCATGGCCTTGGGGAAGAGGAACCTCGTTGGTCGTTGGGTGCAGGGTGCTTTTGATTTGAGGCGGCGTTGTCGGTCTGGTCCCTATCTAGGGATAGCGCCTGCGGCCTCCGCCTTGCCTCAAACCAAAATCCCTCCTGTCGTATGCAAATGCTCCCGGCATGCCATTGTTTCCCGATGTGCCGGTGTGGGTCAATGATACTGTCTTTACTTAGCCAGTGGTGGAGATTAGTAAGGCACGTTCCTCCGGCCGACGGCAAGGGAGTTCATTATCTCCTCCCCGGCGCATCCAATTTTGGATCGATACCAAGACTCCGGGTCCCCATTTGCCTTGCAATTTATTGGCGTAATTGATTCACTGAAGTTATCATCTTGTAAGGGCAGGCCTTGCATTCACGGTCGGGGCTTCGGAAATGGAATGTAATAGTAGGTCATAATTACATGAAAGGTACTCGCGCCACCACGGCCAAAAGCTCCTCCGCGAGCGTGAAAACAGCGGATCGTACCCAAAGTGATCCTGTTGTGGCTAAAACCGAGAAACTACAGGCAGCGGAAGAAGCGAAATCCTTTCCAATTGTTGGCATCGGCGCGTCGGCGGGTGGTTTGGAGGCGTTTATCGAACTGCTTAAGGCTTTACCTGCCACCACAGGCATGGCTTTCGTTCTGGTGCAGCATTTGGACCCTTCGCATGAGAGTGCGTTGACGGAGTTGCTGGCCAAAGTGTCGTCGATGCCGGTCAACCAGGCGGGCAACGACATGGCAGTGGAACGGAACCATGTTTATGTGATTCCACCGAACACTGACATGGGAATTTCTGAAGGGAGATTGAGGCTCCAACCGCGCGGAGGGTCTCCGGCTCCGCATCATTCCATCGATTTTTTCTTTGAATCCCTGGCGCAAGCCCAGCAAGAGCGTGCCATAGGCGTGGTGCTGTCAGGCACCGCCACGGATGGGACCATGGGTTTGGAAGCGATCAAGGCGGAAGGAGGCATTACTTTTGCGCAGGATAGTTCAGCGAAGTACGATTCCATGCCGCGCAGTGCGATAGCGGCCCAATGTGTGGATTTTACGCTTTCAGCCCGAGGCATTGCTGAAGAACTCGTCCGGCTTGCCAAGCATCCTTATGTGGCAAACGCGCCCGGACTTAAATCGGACGGCAAAGCCAAAAAGCCAGTGCCAGCCTTTGGGAAGCGCGGTGGAAATCAACTGCTTTTGCGGACGCCTGACCAGCTATCTTCCGAGGATGATAAACATTACGAGAAGATTCTATTGCTGTTGCGCAAGGATTGCGGGGTCGATTTTTCCTTTTACAAGTCAACCACCATCTTAAGGCGGATTCATCGGCGCATGGTGCTTAACCGGCAGAACTCCCTGGAGCAGTATGTGTTATTTCTACGGGAGAATCCCAAGGAACTGAGTGCGCTTTATACCGACCTGTTAATTGGCGTAACCAGTTTCTTTCGCAATCCTGAACTGTTTGAAACGTTGAAAGAGGTGGTCTTTCCCAGGCTCTGCCAGGGCGATCGGGATCCGACGCTGCGATTTTGGGTGTTAGGCTGCTCGACGGGCCAGGAGGTTTATTCATTGGCCATGGCGTTTACTGAGTTTGCTGAGAATGCCGCCCATGCCCCGCAATTTCAAATTTTTGCCACTGATCTGAATGAAACGGCAGTGGAGTTTGCGCGGAGAGGGCTTTACGATAAAAGTTTATTGGAGAGAGTTTCGCCAGAGAGGCTAGGACGCTTCTTTGTGGAAGAGGCGAGAGGTTATCGCATCAGCAAGGCGCTGCGGGAAAGGTGTGTTTTCGCACGGCACAACGTGATCGGAGATCCGCCCTTTTCGCGGTTGGACCTCATCAGTTGCCGCAACCTGATGATTTATCTGGATCCTGAACCGCAGAAAAAAATCATCCCCACCTTCCATTATGCCTTGAAGCCGGAGGGCTTTCTGATCCTCGGAGCTTCCGAATCAGTCGGGTCTTTCCCCCATCTGTTCGAGCCGGTGGACAAAAAGCAGAAGGTGTTTGCGAGGACTTCGGGATCACCGCCCTTATTCCACCCGCCCGCTACCCGCAACCGCCCCATCGAAAAAAGGATGTATTCCAACTTGAAAGCAGACATTCCACGCGAAGCCGCAGAGACGGAACTCAGCGCCCAGCGTGAAGCCGATCGACTCGCGGCCAGCCGTTTTGTTCCCCCCTCAGTTTTAATCGATGCCGAATTTCAAATCATTCAATTCCGGGGGCAGACCGGAACGTACTTAAACCCGCCTACCGGCAAACCTGTCTTTGACCTGTTGAAGATGGCGCGTGAAGATTTGGTGCCGCCCTTACGGGTAGCCGTCAACCGGGCCCGGAAGGAGAATAAAACAATGCGCCAGGAAGGGGTGCGCTTCAAGGAAAACGGCAATGACTGCACAGTGGCGATTGAAGTCATCCCGCTTAAAAACCTAAAGCGCCGGTGTTATCTGGTGTTGTTTGATGCCGGTCAGGCAGCGTCACCGAAGGCCCTCCCGGTGGAAGGAGGTTTGTCTCCCGCCAAGAGCGGTCAAAGCGGCAGAAGAGAAGCCAAAGCCGGCCAACAATCCCGGCGCCGGGCAGAACTGGAACAAGAACTGACGGAAACCCGTGAATACCTCCAGTCACTTCAGGAGCAATACGAAGCAGCAACCGCGGATCAACAAGCCGCGGGCGAAGAGCTGCAATCCGCCAATGAAGAGTTGCAAAGCATCAATGAGGAACT
This window of the Pedosphaera parvula Ellin514 genome carries:
- a CDS encoding Kelch repeat-containing protein, whose translation is MKYFIFVLAVMLGCAVPQGALAQVPQLIHYQGRVAVSGNAFTGSGQFKFALVNGDGSVTYWSNDGTSNNGSEPNTSVGISAANGLFSVLLGDTSLNNMSSILPGVFANSDVRLRIWFNDGQHGFQQMTPDQRLASVGYAMTAANASVAATVPDGAITSAKLSGNAVSSGNLAPGAAVDNLQASGQSAVPSGGIILSTSAAAANLLNAGYQMVGQIAGAVSNSPPPTSGAEAWNQRSNNNAPQPRWGHTVVWTGSEMIVWGGINANYLSDGGRYNPSTQTWMPLPASGLAPRQFHVAVWTGSKMIVWGGYDNGIYLNDGAMYDPASNTWSSVTTSGAPVIRDAPVAIWTGTEMIIWGGYNNNGTHYLGDGAKYNPNTDTWTPMATANAPVARYFHTAVWTGTEMIVWGGSNGDGAFLNSGARYNPSANTWTPISSSGAPVGRFYQAAVWTGTEMLIWGGYGASGYLGDGARYNLANNSWTAMSSSGAPGPRFGHSWAWTGNEMIIWGGYNFGSLNDGARYNPSNNSWTAMITTGEPSARNWHSAVWTGSEMLIFGGIYNSTTYFNDTFSYSTGQSQSSGGGSGQTQTLYLYLKP
- a CDS encoding GH25 family lysozyme — translated: MKTIFKPINNPPPASIETNLVTMNRQGSRKRIWRSMLATGLTLAFSAGLAQAQRPIGIDVSSYQGSPNWSSVKASGISFAWAKATEGANTTDGSFTYNQNNGKAAGVYMGAYHFAHPELNSPSAEAAHFWAVAGPYIKADGKTVMPVLDFEVFNGVVGASSYSDWANQWFNDILNDASAAGIAVKPVLYTSACSACNFDGSVAKWMNWIADYNGQNPQSSTPWTVCGGCNVWGGWNAWQYSDAGSIGGISGGCDVDVFNGSMSSFVSAMVIGSVQSTPASGYSVGPIAMNTDGTLEMFAVTSGNTAAHEYQNNPNGSWTALFNMGGITAVPGVAVARNPDGRLEIFCVNSADKKVYHNYQNSPHSSWSGWFAQNAVGVTNLNALTNADGRLEVFGIGSNGDIWHNYQNTPGGAWNGWVDHTGAHLKAGYAAARNGDGRLEVFGVGDNGHVWHDWQTSAGGAWNGYADMGGAGMNPRLSVGQNADGRLELYGLGSNGNVWHNYQVIGGGGAWNGWGDIGGFGTGAKPGMAVGINPDGRLEVFGVTTAGVVWHRYQNVAGGSWTPWYSLGGSGLDSQLMVANNANGALQIFAISGTDLAMWTNYQTTPGGGWNGWFSMGNAGAKFYYGQP
- a CDS encoding GH25 family lysozyme — its product is MKKSLHPFSTPPLKDVETTLIAVNRLGSRNTTWMSLITASLALAFGAGHAQAQRPLGIDVSSYQGAPNWSSVRGGGVVFAWAKATEGTTFNDADFVFNQNNGKAAGVLMGAYHFARPNQASPGAEAGHFWNVAGAFIQADGRTLMPTLDFEVFSGVVGAGSYSDWANQWCNIVRNDAAGQNVSIRPVIYTSACSACNFDGSVSQWIPWIANYNGQNLYSGNPWSACTSCERWGAGVWDCWQVSSSGAIPGISGNVDLDTFNGNTSQLISVMLATSSCNLSLVGGAIRAKYDSLGDCNSFLGYPTTGELGTPDGVGRYNHFSNDGSIYWTPQTGAWSIHGLIQDHWASLGWETSPLGYPTTDETGTPDGLGRFNHFYNIANGDTGSIYYTAQTGAQSLHGNIRAHWASLGYETSPLGYPTTDETGTPDGLGRYNHFHNLTTGVAGSIYWTPQTGPWAIYGAIQDHWASLGWETSPLGYPTTDENSTPDGIGRYNHFTNLVSGVAGSIYFTPNYGAWAIYGAIHTHWSSLGWETSVLGYPVTDETSTPDGVGRYNHFKNPHLNNQDGSIYWTPSTGAYEVHGPIRTYWANAGWEKSTLGYPTSDQFTVSGSTNLVRNNFQHGTITLNTTTGVVTSP
- a CDS encoding chemotaxis protein CheB, translating into MKGTRATTAKSSSASVKTADRTQSDPVVAKTEKLQAAEEAKSFPIVGIGASAGGLEAFIELLKALPATTGMAFVLVQHLDPSHESALTELLAKVSSMPVNQAGNDMAVERNHVYVIPPNTDMGISEGRLRLQPRGGSPAPHHSIDFFFESLAQAQQERAIGVVLSGTATDGTMGLEAIKAEGGITFAQDSSAKYDSMPRSAIAAQCVDFTLSARGIAEELVRLAKHPYVANAPGLKSDGKAKKPVPAFGKRGGNQLLLRTPDQLSSEDDKHYEKILLLLRKDCGVDFSFYKSTTILRRIHRRMVLNRQNSLEQYVLFLRENPKELSALYTDLLIGVTSFFRNPELFETLKEVVFPRLCQGDRDPTLRFWVLGCSTGQEVYSLAMAFTEFAENAAHAPQFQIFATDLNETAVEFARRGLYDKSLLERVSPERLGRFFVEEARGYRISKALRERCVFARHNVIGDPPFSRLDLISCRNLMIYLDPEPQKKIIPTFHYALKPEGFLILGASESVGSFPHLFEPVDKKQKVFARTSGSPPLFHPPATRNRPIEKRMYSNLKADIPREAAETELSAQREADRLAASRFVPPSVLIDAEFQIIQFRGQTGTYLNPPTGKPVFDLLKMAREDLVPPLRVAVNRARKENKTMRQEGVRFKENGNDCTVAIEVIPLKNLKRRCYLVLFDAGQAASPKALPVEGGLSPAKSGQSGRREAKAGQQSRRRAELEQELTETREYLQSLQEQYEAATADQQAAGEELQSANEELQSINEELETSKEELESSNEELTTINEEMVSRNEQLNRLISDLKNLHVSIHTAILVLNRDLNIRHFTPEAEAMFNLLATDAGRPLGSVRHNLDCPDLEAVVREVIDTVSVREREIQDKAGRWYSLRIRPYLTLDNKIDGAVVMLVDVNALKRSEQEVKKAHEYVQAIVENVPPLLVLDEELRVEMANDAFCRHFQVSPTETEGSLIYDLGNGQWNIPELRRLLDEILPGNTAVKNFEVSHKFPHLGPRIMLLDACRLDHLRKIILCIQDATDQKKTESQLESFVYSIAHDLRSPLRAMQGFANMLVTEHGPAMNEEGREFAARIEASARFMDHLLSDLLAFAKIGSQTIDLGPVDLRQLVEEVVARHQMEIQDKHSKIEIVGPLPKVRAHASTLGQVITNLLSNALKFVAPGVSPQVRLWAEVRGATVILSVEDNGIGITQENANKLFQIFRRLHTTSSYPGTGIGLAIVQKGVERMGGSVGVQSTPGKGSRFWIELPTI